From one Mya arenaria isolate MELC-2E11 chromosome 4, ASM2691426v1 genomic stretch:
- the LOC128232548 gene encoding tektin-3-like isoform X2, whose product MSHNRGRSATRLAFYDSPAIVRSRSATPLSPEMSKILPYVSDKTISRHLGYAGRSMDMGHARNYYNPARNTIYSRYTPNDWGLSNQMNYSLSDKERAFGERLRADAWRAMKETDARTRNRQNDVTKKLGERVQDISFWKSELLNEINSIETESGNLEEYRRTCEKAFSDTANPLHIAEECLMHREKRNGIDLVNDDVEKTLVREVNVIKKCQAKLKKVLDKAAVQLKMNRAAQHALEIDAKDKHHAQGLDDRIQQYRNGSAGTGYYPGIESIDNTITIPESWARYTQENIARSQKERAGSERLRGEIDATMRQCANDMWNMFNTVNNAFNARIRETTDARNRLQAHLQRTMAEIFDMEKNIELLRKAIQDKEHPMKVSQSRLDERTRRINVELCNDPVMKSLQREVSEIRESVRILKERLKASELSLARLMKTKACLEHDISVKENSLRIDSQYCMGMRKGFPMDPKVGPIFQMPTC is encoded by the exons ATGAGTCACAA TAGGGGGCGAAGCGCCACCAG ACTCGCCTTTTACGACAGTCCGGCTATCGTGCGTTCACGGAGTGCCACGCCGCTGTCGCCGGAGATGTCGAAGATCCTGCCGTACGTGTCCGACAAGACAATCTCGCGCCACCTCGGATACGCCGGAAGGTCCATGGACATGGGACATGCCAGAAACTACTACAACCCTGCCAG AAATACGATCTACTCTCGGTACACACCCAACGACTGGGGCCTCTCTAACCAGATGAACTACAGTCTCTCAGACAAGGAGCGCGCCTTCGGGGAGCGCCTTCGCGCAGACGCTTGGAGGGCCATGAAGGAGACAGATGCTCGCACACGCAACCGACAAAACGATGTCACTAAAAAACTAG GCGAAAGAGTCCAAGATATATCATTCTGGAAATCAGAACTCCTAAACGAAATCAACAGTATAGAAACTGAAAGCGGAAATCTCGAG GAGTACCGCCGCACGTGCGAGAAGGCGTTCTCGGACACGGCCAACCCCCTCCATATCGCGGAGGAATGTCTCATGCACAGAGAGAAGAGAAATGGTATCGACCTCGTCAACGACGACGTGGAGAAGACGCTTGTCAGG GAAGTAAATGTAATCAAAAAGTGCCAGGCTAAATTGAAGAAAGTGCTCGACAAAGCTGCCGTTCAACTGAA AATGAACCGGGCTGCCCAGCACGCCCTGGAGATCGACGCCAAGGACAAGCACCACGCGCAAGGCCTTGACGACCGCATCCAGCAATACCGGAACGGGTCCGCCGGCACCGGCTACTACCCGGGCATCGAGAGCATCGATAACAC GATCACCATCCCAGAATCGTGGGCACGGTACACCCAGGAGAACATCGCCCGATCTCAAAAGGAGCGCGCGGGGTCCGAGCGGCTTCGGGGTGAGATCGACGCCACCATGCGCCAGTGCGCCAACGACATGTGGAACATGTTCAACACCGTCAACAACGCCTTCAACGCGAGAATACGCGAGACAACGGACGCCAGGAACAGGCTCCAGGCACATTTACAGAGG ACGATGGCGGAGATCTTCGACATGGAGAAGAACATCGAGCTGCTGCGTAAGGCCATCCAGGACAAGGAACACCCCATGAAGGTGTCCCAGAGCCGTCTGGACGAGCGTACACGCCGCATCAACGTCGAGCTCTGCAACGACCCAGTCATGAAGTC GCTGCAGCGGGAGGTAAGCGAGATCCGAGAGTCGGTTCGCATCCTGAAGGAACGTCTGAAGGCGTCCGAGTTGTCCCTGGCGCGCCTCATGAAGACAAAGGCCTGCTTGGAGCACGACATCTCCGTGAAGGAGAACAGTCTGCGGATCGACTCCCAGTATTGTATGGGTATGCGCAAGGGCTTCCCCATGGACCCGAAGGTCGGCCCAATCTTCCAGATGCCCACATGCTAA
- the LOC128232548 gene encoding tektin-3-like isoform X1, translating into MSHNRGRSATRLAFYDSPAIVRSRSATPLSPEMSKILPYVSDKTISRHLGYAGRSMDMGHARNYYNPARNTIYSRYTPNDWGLSNQMNYSLSDKERAFGERLRADAWRAMKETDARTRNRQNDVTKKLGERVYDIAFWKSELNMEINSLCTEIANLKEYRRTCEKAFSDTANPLHIAEECLMHREKRNGIDLVNDDVEKTLVREVNVIKKCQAKLKKVLDKAAVQLKMNRAAQHALEIDAKDKHHAQGLDDRIQQYRNGSAGTGYYPGIESIDNTITIPESWARYTQENIARSQKERAGSERLRGEIDATMRQCANDMWNMFNTVNNAFNARIRETTDARNRLQAHLQRTMAEIFDMEKNIELLRKAIQDKEHPMKVSQSRLDERTRRINVELCNDPVMKSLQREVSEIRESVRILKERLKASELSLARLMKTKACLEHDISVKENSLRIDSQYCMGMRKGFPMDPKVGPIFQMPTC; encoded by the exons ATGAGTCACAA TAGGGGGCGAAGCGCCACCAG ACTCGCCTTTTACGACAGTCCGGCTATCGTGCGTTCACGGAGTGCCACGCCGCTGTCGCCGGAGATGTCGAAGATCCTGCCGTACGTGTCCGACAAGACAATCTCGCGCCACCTCGGATACGCCGGAAGGTCCATGGACATGGGACATGCCAGAAACTACTACAACCCTGCCAG AAATACGATCTACTCTCGGTACACACCCAACGACTGGGGCCTCTCTAACCAGATGAACTACAGTCTCTCAGACAAGGAGCGCGCCTTCGGGGAGCGCCTTCGCGCAGACGCTTGGAGGGCCATGAAGGAGACAGATGCTCGCACACGCAACCGACAAAACGATGTCACTAAAAAACTAG GAGAAAGAGTTTACGACATCGCATTTTGGAAGAGTGAGCTTAATATGGAAATCAACTCGTTGTGTACAGAGATTGCAAACTTGAAG GAGTACCGCCGCACGTGCGAGAAGGCGTTCTCGGACACGGCCAACCCCCTCCATATCGCGGAGGAATGTCTCATGCACAGAGAGAAGAGAAATGGTATCGACCTCGTCAACGACGACGTGGAGAAGACGCTTGTCAGG GAAGTAAATGTAATCAAAAAGTGCCAGGCTAAATTGAAGAAAGTGCTCGACAAAGCTGCCGTTCAACTGAA AATGAACCGGGCTGCCCAGCACGCCCTGGAGATCGACGCCAAGGACAAGCACCACGCGCAAGGCCTTGACGACCGCATCCAGCAATACCGGAACGGGTCCGCCGGCACCGGCTACTACCCGGGCATCGAGAGCATCGATAACAC GATCACCATCCCAGAATCGTGGGCACGGTACACCCAGGAGAACATCGCCCGATCTCAAAAGGAGCGCGCGGGGTCCGAGCGGCTTCGGGGTGAGATCGACGCCACCATGCGCCAGTGCGCCAACGACATGTGGAACATGTTCAACACCGTCAACAACGCCTTCAACGCGAGAATACGCGAGACAACGGACGCCAGGAACAGGCTCCAGGCACATTTACAGAGG ACGATGGCGGAGATCTTCGACATGGAGAAGAACATCGAGCTGCTGCGTAAGGCCATCCAGGACAAGGAACACCCCATGAAGGTGTCCCAGAGCCGTCTGGACGAGCGTACACGCCGCATCAACGTCGAGCTCTGCAACGACCCAGTCATGAAGTC GCTGCAGCGGGAGGTAAGCGAGATCCGAGAGTCGGTTCGCATCCTGAAGGAACGTCTGAAGGCGTCCGAGTTGTCCCTGGCGCGCCTCATGAAGACAAAGGCCTGCTTGGAGCACGACATCTCCGTGAAGGAGAACAGTCTGCGGATCGACTCCCAGTATTGTATGGGTATGCGCAAGGGCTTCCCCATGGACCCGAAGGTCGGCCCAATCTTCCAGATGCCCACATGCTAA
- the LOC128232548 gene encoding tektin-3-like isoform X3, with product MSHKLAFYDSPAIVRSRSATPLSPEMSKILPYVSDKTISRHLGYAGRSMDMGHARNYYNPARNTIYSRYTPNDWGLSNQMNYSLSDKERAFGERLRADAWRAMKETDARTRNRQNDVTKKLGERVYDIAFWKSELNMEINSLCTEIANLKEYRRTCEKAFSDTANPLHIAEECLMHREKRNGIDLVNDDVEKTLVREVNVIKKCQAKLKKVLDKAAVQLKMNRAAQHALEIDAKDKHHAQGLDDRIQQYRNGSAGTGYYPGIESIDNTITIPESWARYTQENIARSQKERAGSERLRGEIDATMRQCANDMWNMFNTVNNAFNARIRETTDARNRLQAHLQRTMAEIFDMEKNIELLRKAIQDKEHPMKVSQSRLDERTRRINVELCNDPVMKSLQREVSEIRESVRILKERLKASELSLARLMKTKACLEHDISVKENSLRIDSQYCMGMRKGFPMDPKVGPIFQMPTC from the exons ATGAGTCACAA ACTCGCCTTTTACGACAGTCCGGCTATCGTGCGTTCACGGAGTGCCACGCCGCTGTCGCCGGAGATGTCGAAGATCCTGCCGTACGTGTCCGACAAGACAATCTCGCGCCACCTCGGATACGCCGGAAGGTCCATGGACATGGGACATGCCAGAAACTACTACAACCCTGCCAG AAATACGATCTACTCTCGGTACACACCCAACGACTGGGGCCTCTCTAACCAGATGAACTACAGTCTCTCAGACAAGGAGCGCGCCTTCGGGGAGCGCCTTCGCGCAGACGCTTGGAGGGCCATGAAGGAGACAGATGCTCGCACACGCAACCGACAAAACGATGTCACTAAAAAACTAG GAGAAAGAGTTTACGACATCGCATTTTGGAAGAGTGAGCTTAATATGGAAATCAACTCGTTGTGTACAGAGATTGCAAACTTGAAG GAGTACCGCCGCACGTGCGAGAAGGCGTTCTCGGACACGGCCAACCCCCTCCATATCGCGGAGGAATGTCTCATGCACAGAGAGAAGAGAAATGGTATCGACCTCGTCAACGACGACGTGGAGAAGACGCTTGTCAGG GAAGTAAATGTAATCAAAAAGTGCCAGGCTAAATTGAAGAAAGTGCTCGACAAAGCTGCCGTTCAACTGAA AATGAACCGGGCTGCCCAGCACGCCCTGGAGATCGACGCCAAGGACAAGCACCACGCGCAAGGCCTTGACGACCGCATCCAGCAATACCGGAACGGGTCCGCCGGCACCGGCTACTACCCGGGCATCGAGAGCATCGATAACAC GATCACCATCCCAGAATCGTGGGCACGGTACACCCAGGAGAACATCGCCCGATCTCAAAAGGAGCGCGCGGGGTCCGAGCGGCTTCGGGGTGAGATCGACGCCACCATGCGCCAGTGCGCCAACGACATGTGGAACATGTTCAACACCGTCAACAACGCCTTCAACGCGAGAATACGCGAGACAACGGACGCCAGGAACAGGCTCCAGGCACATTTACAGAGG ACGATGGCGGAGATCTTCGACATGGAGAAGAACATCGAGCTGCTGCGTAAGGCCATCCAGGACAAGGAACACCCCATGAAGGTGTCCCAGAGCCGTCTGGACGAGCGTACACGCCGCATCAACGTCGAGCTCTGCAACGACCCAGTCATGAAGTC GCTGCAGCGGGAGGTAAGCGAGATCCGAGAGTCGGTTCGCATCCTGAAGGAACGTCTGAAGGCGTCCGAGTTGTCCCTGGCGCGCCTCATGAAGACAAAGGCCTGCTTGGAGCACGACATCTCCGTGAAGGAGAACAGTCTGCGGATCGACTCCCAGTATTGTATGGGTATGCGCAAGGGCTTCCCCATGGACCCGAAGGTCGGCCCAATCTTCCAGATGCCCACATGCTAA
- the LOC128229812 gene encoding uncharacterized protein LOC128229812 → MAEDLPPEVMLPRLSRALSVCETQLAHELWSEEVKQPSKLQRIRSRGTDLLHSQGVLLAVVILNCVDCILVLSELMLDVYFVKDMIVTAEHTMKTFNRKLQERYPAQFFGLLLHDTHEFYNRVLRAHLMWNTTDKGAMEGSKSVPEAFYSVGGNNSLVVGLDSGAGPVFFYDADDPEFLEDVTLSAEEIVSHALHKTSIAILATLVIYTVLKVFCYGLSFVKHKMEVFDGIVVVASFTLDVCYIKGLTNYPVESFILILTIMVPWRVIRVLNSLVIAVKDNYHFMMKLMYRKSQFQRDRIRHLETSGRDLRVLVEVLKDKCELAGVSIDHLKMAEDRRNDTKQRPFLACLSGQLSTTDLDTLTHDVSEHCLSQAKQKIMGGEVASHPENCVQDPLLESADVNRRAVHF, encoded by the exons ATGGCGGAGGATCTACCACCGGAAGTAATGTTGCCGCGTCTGAGTCGCGCGCTGTCAGTGTGTGAGACTCAGCTTGCCCACGAGCTGTGGTCGGAGGAGGTCAAGCAGCCGTCAAAGTTACAAAG GATTCGTTCCCGTGGCACGGACCTCTTGCACAGCCAGGGTGTTCTGCTAGCTGTTGTCATACTGAACTGTGTCGACTGTATCCTCGTCCTCTCAGAGCTCATGCTAGACGTCTACTTCGTGAAAG ATATGATAGTGACGGCTGAGCATACGATGAAGACGTTTAATCGGAAGTTGCAGGAGCGCTACCCGGCCCAGTTTTTTGGACTGTTGCTGCACGATACCCACGAGTTTTACAACCGCGTACTGCGCGCCCATCTGATGTGGAACACGACCGACAAAGGCGCAATGGAGGGAAGCAAATCTGTCCCGGAGGCTTTCTATTCG GTTGGTGGTAACAACAGTTTAGTCGTGGGTCTGGATAGCGGGGCCGGGCCGGTATTCTTTTATGACGCGGACGACCCTGAGTTTCTTGAGGATGTGACCCTCAGCGCGGAGGAAATTGTGTCGCACGCCCTCCACAAGACCAGCATCGCCATACTCGCTACCCTCGTCATCTAT ACCGTACTGAAGGTGTTCTGCTATGGTTTGTCGTTTGTGAAACATAAGATGGAGGTGTTTGACGGTATAGTTGTCGTGGCGTCCTTCACACTGGACGTGTGCTACATCAAGGGCCTAACCAACTACCCCGTGGAGTCCTTCATACTCATTCTGACAATCATGGTCCCTTGGAGGGTTATTAGGGTCCTCAATA GTCTGGTTATCGCAGTGAAGGACAACTACCACTTTATGATGAAGCTCATGTACCGGAAGTCCCAGTTTCAGCGCGACCGTATACGCCACCTGGAGACCTCTGGGAGAGACCTCCGG GTACTGGTGGAAGTACTGAAAGACAAATGCGAGCTTGCTGGAGTGTCCATAGATCATCTTAAAATGGCGGAGGATCGAAGGAACG ATACAAAACAACGACCGTTCTTGGCCTGCTTGTCTGGCCAGTTATCCACGACCGACCTGGACACACTAACGCATGATGTCAGCGAACACTGTCTGTCACAAGCCAAACAGAAAATCATGGGGGGAGAGGTAGCGTCGCACCCCGAAAATTGCGTGCAAGATCCGCTGCTGGAATCTGCAGACGTCAACCGACGGGCTGTGCACTTCTGA
- the LOC128231830 gene encoding uncharacterized protein LOC128231830 → MGLAEEEVLIRDDSGLLLEDGDVRPQSRLHWCNKLSNTLILATAFFALGLCVAIPGPTLLDLGDQVTASTSVMMVVFVSRSIGYLLGALLGGALLDCFNRQLLLFCALLLASVATAVIPWSLTLLVMSVMFALQGVTMGTLDTGGNVFCIQLWGRQNGPYMQTLHFAFGIGAFIAPLLARPFLSPDPVGLTNYSAGVVQGNIPVSTDLHHQLPLLLNRTNRIKGLLDVENWQNRKSIHEGDTHSATKKSRYLRERGDYGFKLDGYIEQSYNNYVINDKVSIRLKRQGNANNQDKSQSGFWKWKGSGSKRFVRDEPAPNPNPTSTDTHTIISSNNAVNHLTLTEFINSSDKPANSNTTETNQQTSDTSVAGGNGSTTTPKILTSVSISQPIQKVMKPLASTDNGRKPETADGLSKNTVDDHLKNAENQAVPVEENEKPGSAHEGILIGKVNLTNLENGTISTDLDDEPFNSSSTINGTIVEKVTITTPVGSPTNVSRAYIQANTTPGPVASKPVPLLVPKTSSSTLKPTTVTATSTTAITSTTTQSTTTTKPTTSTTKSTTTKVSTHLTTATQSSTQKTTNSPKIEKPKVTKLTNRPSFTIKPSPPSVESNTKVTVSSTVPTPGNSTKPMTSVDTFIHRVKNLSRKSKIRIAYLIIGLLLVVSAILLLVMYCKRHRLSVNQDFDDYDRPKGVKFCYKAILMILFGIFFFLYIGLEVTFGALITTFTVDYNNWPKEQGVTVAAIFWGALATGRGFSIFLARCCRANVMLIIDLVFMTIGSLVLSFALEYHDKAIWLGTLILGLGMSSVFPAGISWAERFIHLSGKSTAVFVIGSAAGQMFIPSLTGYLYENLGFMVLMRGSLALTLSLIVLFIMISCLGRKMSHFVTVGNRNGFLPLSENDDRDNEEDLEMDLVHFSKSNARSRHVRMNGGGDAQYHVLISDLDDD, encoded by the exons ATGGGTCTAGCAGAGGAGGAGGTGTTGATTCGGGACGACTCTGGCCTTCTATTAGAGGATGGCGACGTCCGACCACAAAGCAGGCTACACTGGTGTAACAAGCTCTCGAACACACTAATACTGGCAACAGCATTTTTTGCCttg ggTCTATGTGTGGCAATACCAGGCCCAACGTTGCTTGACCTTGGTGACCAGGTAACAGCCTCCACGTCTGTAATgatggttgtttttgtttcccGCTCCATCGGCTACCTGCTGGGGGCGCTGTTGGGGGGAGCGCTCCTTGACTGCTTCAATCGCCAGCTGCTCCTGTTCTGCGCCCTTCTGCTGGCTTCCGTGGCCACGGCTGTCATCCCCTGGTCTCTCACACTGCTTGTGATGTCTGTCATGTTTGCACTGCAAGGAGTGACTATGGGCACTCTAGATACTG GAGGGAATGTGTTCTGTATCCAGCTATGGGGCAGACAGAATGGACCCTATATGCAAACCCTGCACTTTGCCTTTGGTATAGGTGCCTTTATAGCACCACTTCTAGCTAGACCGTTCCTGTCCCCGGACCCTGTAGGGCTTACAAACTACTCTGCAGGTGTAGTGCAGGGAAACATCCCAGTATCAACGGACCTGCATCATCAATTACCCTTGCTCCTTAACAGGACAAACAGGATCAAGGGTCTGCTGGATGTTGAAAATTGGCAAAACAGGAAATCCATTCATGAAGGGGATACACATTCAGCGACAAAAAAGTCAAGGTACTTGAGGGAAAGAGGAGATTATGGTTTCAAATTGGACGGATATATAGAACAAAGTTATAACAACTATGTAATTAATGATAAAGTTAGCATAAGACTTAAAAGACAAGGAAATGCAAATAATCAGGACAAAAGTCAGAGTGGTTTCTGGAAATGGAAGGGGAGTGGGTCAAAAAGGTTTGTAAGAGATGAACCTGCACCTAATCCAAATCCAACATCAACAGACACTCACACaattatttcttcaaataatgCTGTAAATCACTTAACCTTGACTGAGTTTATAAACAGCTCTGATAAACCAGCAAACAGCAACACTACTGAAACCAATCAGCAGACATCAGACACAAGTGTGGCAGGTGGAAATGGCAGCACAACAACACCTAAGATTTTAACATCTGTGTCAATTTCACAACCCATTCAAAAGGTAATGAAACCATTGGCATCCACAGACAACGGTAGAAAACCTGAAACAGCAGATGGCTTGAGCAAAAACACTGTTGATGATCACCTTAAAAATGCTGAGAACCAAGCTGTTCCAgttgaagaaaatgaaaaacctGGTAGTGCACATGAAGGAATTTTAATTGGAAAGGTCAATTTGACAAACCTTGAAAATGGCACAATCAGTACAGATTTAGATGATGAACCTTTCAACTCTTCATCAACTATCAATGGTACCATTGTAGAGAAAGTAACCATAACAACACCAGTTGGATCCCCCACTAatgtcagtagggcttatattcaAGCAAATACTACACCTGGTCCTGTAGCTTCCAAACCAGTGCCTCTGTTGGTGCCTAAGACCTCAAGTTCAACCTTGAAACCTACGACAGTCACAGCCACTTCCACAACAGCTATTACAAGCACTACAACAcagtcaacaacaacaaccaaaccTACTACTTCAACAACTAAATCAACTACCACGAAAGTGTCAACTCACCTGACAACTGCTACACAGTCAAGTACTCAGAAAACAACAAACTCTCCCAAAATAGAGAAGCCTAAAGTTACAAAACTAACAAACCGCCCATCTTTCACAATTAAGCCATCCCCACCAAGTGTTGAAAGCAATACTAAAGTAACAGTGAGTAGCACTGTCCCTACTCCTGGAAATTCCACAAAGCCAATGACAAGTGTGGACACCTTCATCCATAGAGTGAAAAATCTATCGAGAAAAAGTAAAATCCGGATTGCCTATTTGATCATTGGGCTTCTTCTTGTTGTTAGTGCAATTCTGTTGTTGGTAATGTATTGCAAAAGGCACAGACTCTCAGTGAACCAAGATTTTGATGACTATGACCGACCGAAAGGCGTAAAATTCTGCTACAAagcaattttgatgatattgttTGGAATATTTTTCTTCCTATACATTGGACTGGAGGTGACATTTGGTGCCTTGATCACAACATTTACAGTGGATTATAATAACTGGCCCAAAGAACAAGGTGTGACTGTGGCTGCAATATTCTGGGGAGCCTTAGCTACAGGACGTGGGTTCTCCATATTCTTAGCGAGGTGTTGCAGAGCAAATGTGATGTTAATCATAGATTTAGTATTCATGACAATTGGAAGTCTGGTATTATCATTTGCCTTAGAATATCATGACAAGGCAATTTGGTTGGGGACTTTGATATTAGGACTAGGAATGTCCTCTGTATTTCCAGCGGGCATTTCCTGGGCAGAGAGGTTTATCCATCTTTCTGGGAAGTCAACAGCGGTGTTTGTGATTGGATCAGCAGCGGGCCAGATGTTCATCCCGAGTTTGACTGGATATTTATACGAGAACCTCGGTTTCATGGTGTTGATGCGGGGATCCCTAGCTTTAACTCTGTCATTAATAGTGCTATTTATAATGATAAGCTGTTTGGGGCGTAAAATGTCTCATTTTGTTACAGTTGGTAATAGGAATGGATTCCTCCCCCTGTCTGAGAATGATGATCGGGATAATGAAGAAGATCTGGAGATGGATTTGGTGCACTTTAGTAAATCCAATGCCCGCAGTCGTCATGTCAGGATGAATGGAGGAGGGGATGCCCAGTATCATGTCCTTATTTCGGACCTAGATGATGACTAA